A single window of Chloracidobacterium thermophilum B DNA harbors:
- the gltX gene encoding glutamate--tRNA ligase gives MNSGIRVRFAPSPTGYLHIGGARTALFNWLFARKHHGTFILRIEDTDRERSTPEAVATILDGLRWLGLDWDEGPFYQSERLAAHRQLAEHLLAAGHAYKSYETKEELEAMRQAAEAAKQPFVFRGRILSPAEEAQLTAQGIPYVVRFRVPRTDGAVTFHDLVHGEQTKRYADIEDFALLRSDGSPLYILSNAADDIAERVTHVIRGQDGLANTPKQLLIYRALGVPEPTFAHLPLILDGKRAKLSKRKHGERATVQFYQAQGFIPDAFLNAIALIGWSPGDNREILSREDMIAAFDFAQVSRTNGIFNLPPADQPLADPRQFTDPKALWLNAEYLRTLPLDRLLPMVQAQLETAGLWKPAFATGDGQAWFARTVDVIRERFRTLVDFTTYGRAYFDDTFDIDPEAARKNLRDPRLATWLPELADTLEPLPDWTAEAVEAALRDFAAAREVKAGLFINAARVALTGQSVGPSMFEVFVLIGRERSCARLRATGQRLMAEAPASRDAAATS, from the coding sequence ATGAACTCAGGCATCCGCGTCCGCTTCGCGCCTTCTCCGACTGGCTACCTGCATATCGGCGGGGCGCGCACGGCGCTCTTTAACTGGCTGTTTGCCCGTAAACACCACGGTACATTCATTTTGCGGATTGAAGACACGGACCGCGAGCGTTCCACGCCGGAAGCCGTGGCGACCATTCTGGACGGGCTGCGCTGGCTGGGCCTCGATTGGGACGAAGGTCCCTTTTACCAGTCCGAACGGCTGGCAGCCCACCGCCAGCTTGCCGAACACCTGCTCGCGGCCGGCCATGCCTACAAGTCCTACGAAACCAAAGAGGAACTGGAAGCGATGCGGCAGGCGGCCGAGGCAGCCAAACAGCCCTTTGTGTTTCGCGGCCGCATCCTGTCCCCCGCAGAAGAGGCGCAGCTCACGGCCCAGGGAATACCCTATGTCGTGCGGTTCCGCGTCCCCCGGACGGACGGCGCCGTGACGTTCCACGATCTGGTTCACGGGGAGCAGACCAAGCGCTATGCCGACATCGAGGACTTTGCCCTGCTCCGTTCGGACGGCTCACCGCTCTACATTCTCAGCAACGCGGCCGATGACATTGCCGAACGGGTGACGCACGTTATACGTGGGCAGGACGGCCTTGCCAACACCCCCAAACAACTGCTCATCTACCGGGCGCTGGGCGTCCCGGAACCCACCTTTGCGCACCTGCCGCTCATTCTGGATGGCAAACGCGCCAAACTCTCCAAACGCAAGCATGGCGAACGGGCGACGGTGCAGTTCTATCAGGCGCAGGGCTTCATCCCGGACGCCTTTCTCAATGCTATTGCCCTGATCGGATGGTCCCCCGGTGACAACCGGGAAATCCTCTCGCGGGAGGACATGATCGCCGCCTTTGATTTTGCCCAGGTGAGCCGCACCAACGGGATTTTCAACCTTCCGCCAGCGGACCAGCCGCTGGCCGACCCACGGCAGTTCACCGACCCGAAAGCCCTGTGGCTCAACGCAGAATATCTCCGTACTCTGCCGCTCGACCGGTTGCTCCCCATGGTGCAGGCGCAGCTTGAGACGGCCGGACTCTGGAAGCCTGCCTTTGCTACCGGTGACGGGCAGGCGTGGTTTGCCCGTACGGTGGATGTCATTCGTGAGCGTTTCCGCACGCTGGTGGACTTCACCACCTACGGGCGGGCGTACTTTGACGACACCTTCGACATTGACCCGGAAGCTGCCCGGAAAAACCTGCGTGACCCCCGCCTGGCAACGTGGCTGCCGGAACTGGCCGACACGCTCGAACCGCTCCCGGACTGGACGGCAGAAGCGGTCGAAGCGGCGCTCCGGGACTTTGCTGCGGCCCGGGAAGTCAAGGCCGGGTTGTTCATCAACGCGGCGCGGGTGGCGCTCACGGGACAAAGTGTAGGGCCAAGCATGTTTGAGGTCTTTGTCCTCATTGGCCGCGAGCGTTCCTGTGCCCGCCTCCGCGCCACCGGGCAACGGCTCATGGCCGAAGCGCCGGCCAGCCGTGACGCGGCGGCCACATCCTGA